CCGACCGCGCCGACCGGGAAGCCGCCGCCGATGATCTTGCCCAGCGCCGTCAGGTCCGGCGCGAAGCCGAGCTTGCCCTGCGCGCCGTGATAGCTGAGACGCAGATTGTAGACCTCGTCGAGGATGATCAGCGCACCGATCCGGGCGCAGACCTCGCGCAGCATCGTGAGATACCCCGGATCGATGGGCACGAAGCCGACACGCGAGGGCAGGGGATCGATCAGCACACCGGCCAGCGCGCCGGCATGGGCTTCCAGCAGCGCGCGCGACGCGGCGATGTCGTTCCACGGCAGCACGATGACCTCATCGAGCACCGATTGGGGCTGGCCGTGATAATTGGCGACGCTGGCCGGCTTGTCGGCCGGTCCCCAGCTGTCCGGCAGCGCGGCCTGGCTGACCTCCGCGAAGTCGTAGCCGCCGTGATAGGCGCCTTCGACCTTGGCGATCTTCGGCCGCCCGGTATAGGCGCGCGCCGCTTTGATCGCGAGCATCACCGCCTCGGTGCCCGAATTGGCGAACCGCACCTGATCGACGCCCGCCAGGCGGGTCACCAGCAGTTCGGCGAGATCGATCTCGCTTTCGGTCGGAAGGCCGACGGCGGTCAGCCGGCCCAGTTGCGCCAGCACCGCGTCGCGGACCGGCGGCGGATTGTGGCCGTGGATGAGCGAGGAGTAGTTGTTGATGAAGTCGATGCGCTCGACTCCGTCGACGTCGGTCACGCGACAACCGGTGCCGCTCACGGCGTAGACCGGATAGGGTTTGAAGAATACCGTGGCGCGCGAGTTGCCGGACGGCAGCACGCCGCGGGCGCGGCGATGGAGCGCTGCCGAGCGCGAATTGTCGTCGGGATAGCGGCTCGCATTGGAGTGCGCCGCGGCGGAGGATTCGCTCATCGTGTGACCATCGCAGGTATCCGTGTATTGTGATCACATATATCGTTATAACGCGCAGGCGGTCAATCGGCGGACAGGTCACGGAGCAGGTGTATGCGTCTTTTCATGGCGATGTTGGCGACGGAGACCAACACCTTCTCACCGATGCCGACCGGCTGGGCGGCGTTCCAATCGGGTGGGCTCCGGCGCGGCGATGCCTCGCGCCATCCCGACACCGGGATCGGCGTTCTGCTGGCGGAATGGCGCGGGCTGGCCGAGACGGACGGCATGACGGTGTTGGAAGGCACCGCGGCCGGCGCGCAGCCGGCTGGGCGCACCTTGGGCGCGGTCTACGAAGCGCTGCGTGACGAGATCGTGGCGCAGGTCGCCGCGGCGCTGCCGCTCGACATCGTGCTCCTCAACCTGCATGGCGCGATGGTCGCGCAAGGCTGCGACGATTGCGAGGGCGATCTGCTTACGCGCATCCGCGCGCTGACCGGGCCGAAGACGATCATCGGCGCCGAGCTCGACCTGCATTGCCATGTGACGGACGCGATGCTGACGGCGGCGGATGCACTGATCTGCTTCAAGGAATATCCGCATACAGATGAAGTTGCGCGCGGGCGCGAGCTCTACGCGCTATGCCGCGACGCGGCACGCGGGCAGGTGCGGCCCGTCACTGGCGTGTTCGACTGTCGGATGGTCAGCATGTGGCGGACCACGGAGGAGCCGATGAAGCGCTTCGTGGCGCAGATGCAGGCGGCCGAAGGGCGGGACGGAATCCTTTCGGTCTCGTTCGGACACGGCTTCGCCTGGGGCGACGTCGCCGATGTCGGTGCCAGGCTCTGGGTGATCGCCGATGGCGACCGCGCAAAGGCCGACGCGGTGGCGCGGCGGTTGGGCGAGACGATCTATCGCCTGCGTGAGCAGACAAGGCCCGTCACGCTTGCGATCGACGACGCGCTCGGCCGCGTGACGGGGAACGACTGCACCGTGCTGGCCGACGTCGCCGACAATGCCGGCGGCGGCGCGCCGAGCGACAGCACCTTCCTGTTGCGGGCCTGTCTGGCGCGGGGTCTGCGTAGCGTCGCCATCGGCTGCCTGTGGGACCCCATCGCTGCCGCGCTCGCCCATGAGGCCGGAGTCGGCGCGACCTTCGATCTTCGCGTCGGCGGCAAGATGGGGCCGATGTCGGGCGATCCGGTCGACCTGACGGTGACCGTGCGTGCCGTGTCGGAGACGCACAGCCAGACCGGCCTCAGCGGCGACACGATTTCCCTGGGCCGTTCCGCCTGGGTCGAGGCGCACGGCATCGACATCGTGCTCACCTCGGTGCGCGAGCAGGTCTTCTCGGTGGATGCTTTCACCAATCTCGGGCTCGATCCCTTCGCGCGGCGCGCCGTGATCGTGAAGTCGACGCAGCACTTCCATGCCGCCTTCGCGCCGCATGCGGCGCGCGTGATCTATGTCGCTTCGCCCGGCGCCATCGCGCCGGACTTCGCCGCAATACCCTATACGAAGCGCGACGGGAATTTCTGGCCACGCGTCGCAGATCCGCTCGGCTTGGGCGAGGCTTAAGTGATCAGGGGCGCAGGCGTTCGGCCGCGAAGGGCGCAGCCGAAACGCCGCAAGCCGTCAACTCGCGCGGCACGGGCTTGCCAGCCGCTAGTGCCGCGCCCAGCTTCGCGGCAGCGGGCGCGGTCTGGATTCCGTAACCGCCCTGGCCTGCGAACCAGAAGAAGCCCGGCGCGGCAGGATCGAAGCCGATCACGGGCGTGCGGTCCGCGACGAAGCTGCGCAAGCCGGCCCAGCTCCGCCGCACGCGGCGCACCTCGATGTCGGCCGCCTGTTGGATGCGGTCGACGCAGATCGCGATATCCATTTCCTCCGGCATCGCGTCGCACGGTTCGCTGGGCGTCTCGTCGGCCGGCGAGGCGAGAAGGCGGCCGCTCTCCGGCTTGAAGTAGAAGGCTTCGTCCGCATCGAGCACGAAAGGCATCGCCGCGATCTCCAGGCCGGGTGGTGGATCGAGGATGATCACGGTGCGCCGGAGCGGCCGCAACCCGATGCCCTCGACGCCGGCGCGGGTCGCGACGACGTCGGCCCACGCTCCGGCGGCGTTGACGACCACGGCCGCGATCGCGCGCGATCCGTCGGCGAACCGCAGGCTCCAGAAACCTCCGCCCTGTTCGAGCGCGATCACCTCGGCGTTCAGATGGAGGACGCCGCCATGCGCCTTGGCGCTGCGCAAATAGCCATCATGCAGGGCCGCGACGTCGATATCCGCGGCGTCCGGTTCCAGCGCTGCACCGGCGACGTAGTCCGGCCGCAGCATCGGACAGAGCGTCCAGGCCCGGTCCGGCGAGATCGCCGCGATGGCGACTCCCGAGGCTTTGGCCTCACGGATGGTCGCCGCCAGCGCCCCCATCTGGTCGGGGCGCGCGATATGGAGGCAGCCGCGCAGAGAGAGCAGGGGGTATTGGGCAAATCCATCCGGCGGCACGTCGAAGAACGGGCGGCTGGCGAGCGTCAGCGCGCGGATCGCGGCGTTGCCGTACGACGGAGAGTAAAGCGCGGCGGAACGACCCGTGGTGTGCCGCCCCGGCGCATCCTCCCGCTCGACCAGAAGAACCGTGCCTTCGCGTGCAAGCTCGGCGGCAAGCGAGGCTCCCGCCATCCCCGCGCCGATGACCGCAAAGTCGAAGACGCGGCTCAAAAGGCGACGGCTCCGCCGCCCTTGAGGCCCAGCATCTCGCGCGCCTCTTCGGGGGTCGCGATCTCGAGTGACAGTTCCTCGGCCAGCCGCCGGACCTTGGCGACCTGTTCGGCGTTCGATTGCGCCAGCCGGCCCTTGCCGAGATACAGGCTGTCCTCCAGTCCGACGCGGACATTTCCGCCCATGGCGAGACTGACCGCGGCGATGTTCATCTGATGCCGTCCGGCGCCGATCACCGACAGATAATACTGGTCGCCGAACAGCTTGTCCGCCACGTTGACCATGTAGATCAGGTTGGCGACATGCGGCCCGATGCCGCCCAGGATGCCGAAGATGCATTGGATGAAGAAGGGCGGCTTGACCACGCCCGCTTCCGCGAAATGCGCCAGCATATAGAGATGGCCGACGTCGTAGCATTCGAACTCGAAGCGGGTGCCGTGGCCGTCGCCGAGCTCGCGGATGACGCGGCCGATGAAATTGGGCGTGTTGTGGGCGATGCGCTCGCCCGACGAGGCGACGTATTCCGCCTCCCAGGCGTGGCGCCAATCGGCGACCCGGATCGCGGCCTGGCCATAGTCGAAATTCATCGTGCCCATGTTGAGCGAGGCGATCTCGGGCGAGAAGCGGTTGGCGGCGGCGAGCCGGTCCTCCGGCGTCATGCCGTTGCTGCCGCCGGTCGTGATGTTGATGACCGCGTCGGTCTGCTGCTTGATGCGCGGCAGGAAGGCGGCGAACACTTCGGGGTCCGGCGTCGGCCGGCCGTCCCCGGGATCGCGGGCATGCAGGTGGATGATGGAGGCGCCGGCCTGGGCGGCCTCGACGGACTGCTGCACGATCTCGTCGGGCGTCACCGGCAGGTGCGGCGACATGGACGGCGTGTGGACGGAGCCGGTAACGGCGCAGGTGATGATGACTTTCCGGGCTTGCCGCACGAGATTCTCCAGACGGATTTCGCTTCCAATGGTGATATGTGATATCAGATCGCAGTACCGACCGCCACCGTCAAATCGGCGGTCTCACCGGGACGTCCGCGATGCCTGAAACCGCCGAGGCCTTCGATTGCCGCTCACTCTATGTGCCCATGCGCGACGGCGTGCGCCTTGCGGTCTCGGTCCTGATGCCGGCGGGATTCACCGGCAAGCGCCCCGCGCTGGCCGTGTTCACCCGCTACGGACGGGCGACCAGGGCCGGAATCCTCGCCATCCCGTTCAGCGAGTCGCTGGCCTTCATGCGGGAGGGCTTCGTGGTCGTGTCGGTCGACGTCCGCGGCACCGGCGCGTCCTTCGGGCGCCGCCTTGTCGAGAAGGGGCGCGAGGAGATCCGCGATTATGGCGAGATCTTCGACTGGATCGTGGCGCAGCCCTGGTCCGACGGCCGCATCGTGAGCACCGGTGTCTCCTATCTCGGCAATGCCTGCGAGGCTGCGCTGATCAACAATCACCCCGCCCTGGTCGCGGTCGCGCCGCGCTTCACCGATTTCGACCTGTACGAGCACCTGCTGTTTCCGGGCGGTATGCCCGATGTCGCCTTCGCGCTCGCCTGGGCTGAGATGACCGCGACGCTGGATCGCGGCGAGACGCTGGAGGTCAGCGCGTCGGACCGCGAAGCGGCCGAGCGTTCGAAGATCGCGGCCGCGGCGGTGGACGGCGACGATGGAACGCTGTTCCGCGCCGCCATCGCGGAGCACGGCAACCAGAACGGTCTTGCCGAGCGCTTCGCCCGCATCGTGTTCCGCGACGACGGCGGCAAGCCGGCCGCCAACGGCGACCGCGCGGTCGATCTTTGCGATGCGGCTGCGGAGATCGTCGCGGGCGCGCGTCCGGCCTTCCATTGGGCGAGTTGGCTCGATGCCGGTACCGCGGCTGGCGTTCTCGCGCGCTTCCATACGCTCGACATGCCGATGCGGATCAAGATCGGGGCGTGGAACCACGGCGCGATGCAGGATGCCAGCCCCTACACGCCGGTCGACACGCCGCCGGTACCCGACCGGCCGTCGCAAATCCGCGAGATCGCCGCCTTCTTCCATGCCCGGCTGGCCGGCGAACCGTTGCCGGCGCGCAAATCGATCGAATATTTCACCTTGGGCGCCGGTTGCTGGCGCGCGACGCAGGTTTGGCCGCCCGTGGGACTCGCGGTGCGCGACTGGTACTTCGACGCGGAGGATTGTTTGTCGGATGCGCCGGGCGCGACCGGCCACGACTCCTACCATGTCGATTTCGCCGCCAGCAGCGGCAAGGCGAATCGCTGGACCACCCAGCTCGGCCGCGACGTCGACTATCGCGACCGCCGCGCCGCCGACGCGGTCTTGAAGACCTATACATCGGCGCCGCTGTCCGGCGCGCTGGAGATCACCGGCACACCCCTCGCGACGCTGCAGGTCGCTTCGAACCGGACGGACGGAAATTTCATCGTCTATCTCGCGGAGGTCGCGCCCAACGGCCGCGTCACCTATCTGACCGAAGGCGGATTGCGCGCGCTGCACCGCGCGGTCAGCGATGCGCCGGCGCGCTATGTCCGGCCGGGTCCGAACCGCAGCTTCCTGCGGGCCGACGCGACGCCGCTCGTGCCGGGCGAGTTCGCGACGCTGTGCTTCCCGCTGCTGCCGCTGTCAGTGGTGATCAAGGCGGGCCATCGCCTGCGCGTCTCGCTGGCGGGTGCGGATGACGGAATCTTCGAACGCCTGCCGCCCGAGGGCGACGCGGATTGGACGATCGCGCGCGGCGCGGGACAGATATCTTTCGTGCGCCTGCCTTGCGCGCCTTGGACGCCTTGACCGTCCGGCGCGCGCGTGCACTGATATCACAAATCACAATAGGTGTTGCATGGCGGACGATCCGCAGGAGGACGCGGTGGCGACGGTGAAGCCCGGCTGGGGCATCACGATCGGCTATGCCGGCTATGCGCTGCCCGCCGGGCTGATGATCCCGCCCTTCAGCCTGCTGCTGCCTGCCTTCTATTCGCAGGTCATGGGCGTTTCGCTCGCCGTGGTGGGCGGCGTGGTCGGGGCGTTCCGGATCTACGACCTGATCCTCAATCCGATCCTCGGCGTACTTTCGGATCGCACGCAGACGCGGTTTGGCCGCCGCAAGCCCTGGATGATCGCGGGTATGCCGCTGCTGGCCGTAGGACTGTGGCTCGTCTTCGCGCCGCCTGTGACGCATGGCTCGGCGCTTTATCTCGGCATCGCGCTCTTCGTCTTCTACACGGGGTCGAGCCTGGTCATGATCCCATACTACGCGCTCGGCGCCGAGGTGCCGGCGACGCCGTACGGCCGCGCCCGCATGCTGGGCCTGCGCGAAGCGGTGATGATGGCGGCGCTGGTGTTCGCTGGCCTTTGTCCGCTGGCCGCCAAGGCGTTCGGCTTTGCGGCGGCGAGCCGCGAGACCATGCTGATCATCCTGGGCACGCTGGTCGTGCTGACGCCGCCTGCGCTGGCGGCGCTGCTGTTCGTCGTGCCCGACAAGGTTCCGCCGCAGGAGGTCGTGCCGCGGTTCAGCCTGCTTGAGATCATGCGCGATTTCTGGGACGCGCTGATCCGCAACCGCGCCTTCGGCCGCCTCGCTGTCGCTTATGCGGTGATCAATTTCGCGATCTTCACCGATCAGGCGCTGAACCTGTTCTTCCTCTCGAAGATTCTCCGGATCGAACAGGTCTTCGGCGTCGCGCTGCTGGTCCAGGGTGTCATGACCGTCGCAGCGGCGCCGCTCTGGGTCTGGCTGTCGAAGCGGATCGAGTTGCACAAGGTCATCGCGATCTCCATCGTCCTCGCCTCGTTGTTCCGGGCCGGTGCCTATTCCTGGCTGCCGCCGGGCGCCGCGGGCGCCTATCTCATCATCCAGGCGATCGGCGCGGTGTTGTTCTCCGGCACGCTGGTGCTCGCCTCGGCGATCCAGGCCACGGCCATCGACTACGGCTCGCTGGTGAGCGGCCGCGAGCGGGCGGGGACCTATATCTCTGCGAACAACATCGTGACCCAATTCGCCGCGGCGCTTCCCTTCATCGTGGTGTTTCCGCTTCTCGAATTCGCGGGATTTTCCGCGACGGGGACCAACACGCCTTTCTCGCTGCAGCTGCTGCGGGTGCTGACGATCTATGGTGCGCTGCCGTTCCAGCTGATCAGCGCCTGGCTGATCTGGAATTTCCCGATCTCGCGCAAGCAGGCGGCGGAGAATTCGGGCCAGCTTCTCCTCCAGCGCAATGCCGAGATCGAGATCGGCGCGCTGCCGGCACCTTGAGCGATGGGTGTGTTCGGGCCACGCGAGCCGGTTGTCCGCACCGTTTGCGGAAAGGTGCGCGGCGCGCCGGATGACCGCGGAATCCTGGTGTTTCGCGGCATTCCCTTCGCGGCCTCCACCGCCGGTGCCAACCGCTTCCAACCGCCGCGGCCGCCCGCGGCGTGGGAAGGCGTGCGCATGGCCGAGGCTGCCGGACCGATCGCGCCGCAGAACGCACCGGAGCTCGGTCTCTCGAGACTGCCGCCCGCATCCGAAGACTGCCTGAACCTCAACGTCTTCACGCCCAGTGCCGATCGCGGCCGGCGGCCCGTCCTGGTCTATCTCCATGCCGGCGCCTTCGTCTCCGGCACCGGCTCGGGCGCGACGCAGGACGGCTCGCAACTCGCGCGCGACGAGGACGTCGTGGTCGTGACGGTGAATTATCGTCTCGGTGTGCTCGGCTTTCCGCCGTTCCGCCCCGGCGGGCAGGGGCCGAGCAATCTCGGTCTGCTCGATCAGGTCGCGGCGCTGCAATGGGTTCGGGCGAACATTGCGCGGTTCGGCGGCGATCCGCGCAACGTGACCCTGTTCGGCTATTCCGCCGGCGGCTGGTCGATCGTCGCGTTGATGACGGCGCCGCAGGCGGCGGGCCTCTTCCATAAAGCGGCGCCGCAGAGCGGCAGCGAATTCACCGCCTCGCCGCCGGCCGAGCAGGCGGCGCTGGCGCGGGCGTTCTGCGCCTTCGCCGGCGTGGCCGAAACCGATGTGGCGGCGCTGCAGGCCCTGCCGCTGGACCGGCTTCTCGCCGCCCAACAGGCGCTGCTCGAAAGCCGGCAGAACGCTGCGGGCCGGCAGATCGAAGAGGGGATCGTTTTCGGCCCGCGCCTCGACGGCGTCGTGTTGGCGGAGGATCCGTTCCGGATGGCGCTGGCGGGGCGCATCGCGCCGCTGCCCATGCTGATCGGCACGACGGCGGACGAGCTCGGTTACACGCCGTTCCGCGCCGCGATCGGATGGCTCGACGCGATGCACGCGCGCGAGGCTGCGCTCCGGTCGCTCGCCGCGGCTTATGGTGAGGATAGGGCGCAACGAATCTGGCAGGCCTATACGCATTACTTTCCCGGACACGACGATGCCCAGATCGCCGGTCATATCCGCAGCGACCGCTACTACCGCTTGCCCGCGATCCGCGTCGCCGAGGCACAGCGCGCGCCCACCTGGATGTACCAGTTCACGCTGCCCGCGCCCTCGCAGGCGGCGGGCGGGGTGAGCACCCACGCGACCGATCTGCCGTTCTGGTTCGGCACCATGGCGGCATCCCCGCTGCAGCCCTTCCTGTTCGGCCGCGATCCCTCGCGGGCCGAGCTCGCGCTGTCGCGCCGTATGCGGCGGGACCTGGCGGGTTTCGCGCGCACCGGGCGTTGCGATTGGGCTGGCTACGGCACGCGGAATCGCGCCACCAAGCTCTATGGCGAGAACGACGAAATCGCGTTCGACCCACAGGCCTCATTGCGGCGTGCCTGGCCGGCCACCTAGCCGATCCCCCGGCAATCCGACGCCTTAACCGATCCGACATGGAATGTTGCGCCGCTTGTTACACTGTGATATCAGATCACATAATCGGAGAGGGGCGAATTCCAATGACCACACTGCGTACCGGGCGTAAGCCGGATTTGAGAGCCTTGGCGCTGGCATCCACCGCGCTGGTTGCCTGCGGCCTCGGGCAGGCCTGGGCGGCCGATGCGGCGGCGGCGCCGGGCGGCATCGAGACGGTCGTGGTGACCGCCGAGAAGCGCCCCGACACCGTTCTGAACGTGCCGAGCGCCATCGCCGTCGTCAGTGCCGACCAGCTCAAAGAGCGCGACTTCTCCTCGCTGGTCGATCTCACCAGCACCGTGCCCGGCTTGTCGGTCGCGTCGCGCGGCGCGACGGGCTTCAACCAGATCATCCTGCGCGGCATCACGTCCGGCTCGCAGCAGACCAGTCCCACCGTCGGCATCGTGGTCGACGACGTGCCCTTCGGCACCTCCAGCCCGTCGGGCTCGAGCAGCCTGCAGCCGGACCTCGACCCTGCCGACATTTCGCGCATCGAAATCCTGAAGGGTCCCCAGGGCACGCTCTACGGCGCCAGCACGCTGGGCGGCCTGATCAAATACGTGACCAACGCGCCGGATCCGAACGCCTTCAGCGCCTCGCTGAGCGCCGGCTTCAAGGACGTCGACGACGGCGCCGGCGGCGGCGACGTGCGCGGCGCGGTCAACATCCCGCTGATCGACGACGTGCTCGCGGTCCGCGCCTCGGGCTTCTATCGCGACGATCCGGGCTACATCGACGATCCGGTCGATCATCGCAGCAACGTCAACACGGACCATTCGGCGGGCGGCCGCATCTCGCTCGGCTTCTATCCGGCGAGCAATGTCGAGATCCGCGTCAACGCCTTCTTCCAGGACACGACGGCGGAAGCGACCGGCGAGGTCGATCTCGATCCCAACACGCTGCAGCCGATCCACGGCGATCTCACCAACGGCCGGGTCGCGCCGGACTTCTTCCACAACAAATACCAGCTGTTCTCCGGTACGGCGAAGTGGGATCTGGGCGGTGTGTCGCTGGTCTCGGCGACCGGCTACGGCATGATCCGGTCGGCCTTCTCGTTCGACGTCACGCCGGCCTACGGCTTTATCACCGCGCTCTATTCCGGCGGTGCGCTGCCCGCCGCGGATGTGCTGGCGCCGCAGGATTTCCGCTCGAACAAGTTCAGCCAGGAGCTTCGCCTGGAATCGGACGGCAGCGGGCGGTTCAACTGGCGGATCGGCGGCTTCTACACCAGCGAGACACTCGACATCGCGACCGGAGTCGACGCCTACAATCCAGCGACCTTCGTGCTGATGCCGTCGGTGTTCGGTCCCCTCTCGACGGCGTTCTCGCACGCGACGTATGAGGAGAAGGCCGTGTTCGGCGACGTGCGCTATTCCATATTGGACGATGTCGAGCTCTCCGGCGGCCTGCGCTGGGCGCAGAACGACCAGTATTCCGTTACGACGGCGACGGGCCTGCTGATCGATCCGGCCCATCCGACGACGCCTGAGACCTATCCGCCGCCGGGACCGGCGCGCAATTCGAGCGAGAGCGTGCTGACCTACAGCGTCTCGGGCAAGTGGACCTATGGCGAGAACAAGATGGTCTATGCCCGCGTCGCGAGCGGCTACCGTCCGGGCGGCCCCACCAACCTGACGCCGAGCGCGCTCGCCGCCAGCGTGCCGTCGAGCTACGACTCCGACACGGTCACGAACTACGAGGTCGGCACAAAGGGCCTGTGGCTCGACAACACGCTCTCGATCGATGCCGACCTGTTCTATGTCGACTGGAAGGACATCCAGCTTCCCACGCTGATCGCCGGCTTCAACGTCGAATCCAACGGCGGCGGCGCGGTGAGCCGCGGCGCGGAGCTCAATATCGGCTATACCCCCGACGAGCACTGGCGCTTCGGCGCGCGGGGCTCCTATACCGACGCGCATCTGACGACCGATGCCCTCGTCGCGGGCTACGCCAAGGGCGACAGGCTGCCGGCGGTGCCGGTCTGGGACCTCGCGGGCGATATCGACTACGGCTGGACGATCTCCGACTCGCTCGGTGCAGATCTCGGCATCAGCCTGAAATATTCCAGCGACCGGGACGTCGGTCAGTCGCAGAATGCGCTCAATCCGTTGCGCACGCTGCCCGACTACACCACCGCCGATCTGCGCGCCGGCTTGGTGTGGGACAAATATTCGCTGAACGCCTACATACGAAACGTCTCCGACACCCGCGCCTATTACAGCGGCGGTGCGCTCCGGGCGGTCGCCGGACAGAACGTGCCGTTCGAGGCCATCCCGATCCAGCCGCGGACCTTCGGCCTGACGCTGTCGGCCAGCTACTGAACCGAAAGGGCGGCGCGGGAAGGTCCGTGCCGCCCTTCGTCTTCTCAGAGATCGATCACGCGGCGTTCGCGGGCGCTGCGGTAGATGGCGGCAAGCACCTGCAAGGCACGCATCGCGTCGCCCGCCGAGACACGCGCCGGAGCGCCGTCATTGAGGTCTTGCGCGAAAGCGTCGATCTGCGCGGCGAAATGGTACGGCGCCGCCGGGCCGCTGAGCGCGATCTGGCGCGGTCCGTCAGCATCGAACTGGATCAGCGTGTTGGCGTAGTGAAAGACCCGCAAGGCGCCTCTGGTGCCGTGGAGGTGGATGGCGCCCGGATGCGGCACCCAGCCGCCGCCGGGTCGATAGCCGCTCGCATCCCACGACGATCCCCAGCTGAACGCGCCTTCCGCCGGCAGGTCGGTGTGGAATGTCGCCTCGTCGTAGAGCAGCGATGCCGTGCAGCCATTGGCGAAGGTGAGTACCGCATATTCCGGCCGCAGCGCAGCGCCGGAGAGGTTTCCCCGACCGAACACGCTGGCGATCGGGCTTTGCAGCAGCCAGGGCAGCACATCGAGCAGATGGATGCCGTGATCGACCAGGCCCATCGGACTGCCGCCCGGCGTGCCGGCGGGATAGTGCGCCGGCGGCAGCGTCACGCGGGCCTCGATGCCCGCACCGCCGATCTCCTGCTCGCGGATCATGGTGACGTCGCCGATCGCACCGGCCGCGATGCGTGCGCGCGCTTCGCGCACCGGTGCGAGGAAGCGATAGGACGAGCCGTAGAACAGCGCGACGCCGGCGGCGGCACAGACC
The nucleotide sequence above comes from Rhizomicrobium sp.. Encoded proteins:
- a CDS encoding TonB-dependent receptor; the protein is MTTLRTGRKPDLRALALASTALVACGLGQAWAADAAAAPGGIETVVVTAEKRPDTVLNVPSAIAVVSADQLKERDFSSLVDLTSTVPGLSVASRGATGFNQIILRGITSGSQQTSPTVGIVVDDVPFGTSSPSGSSSLQPDLDPADISRIEILKGPQGTLYGASTLGGLIKYVTNAPDPNAFSASLSAGFKDVDDGAGGGDVRGAVNIPLIDDVLAVRASGFYRDDPGYIDDPVDHRSNVNTDHSAGGRISLGFYPASNVEIRVNAFFQDTTAEATGEVDLDPNTLQPIHGDLTNGRVAPDFFHNKYQLFSGTAKWDLGGVSLVSATGYGMIRSAFSFDVTPAYGFITALYSGGALPAADVLAPQDFRSNKFSQELRLESDGSGRFNWRIGGFYTSETLDIATGVDAYNPATFVLMPSVFGPLSTAFSHATYEEKAVFGDVRYSILDDVELSGGLRWAQNDQYSVTTATGLLIDPAHPTTPETYPPPGPARNSSESVLTYSVSGKWTYGENKMVYARVASGYRPGGPTNLTPSALAASVPSSYDSDTVTNYEVGTKGLWLDNTLSIDADLFYVDWKDIQLPTLIAGFNVESNGGGAVSRGAELNIGYTPDEHWRFGARGSYTDAHLTTDALVAGYAKGDRLPAVPVWDLAGDIDYGWTISDSLGADLGISLKYSSDRDVGQSQNALNPLRTLPDYTTADLRAGLVWDKYSLNAYIRNVSDTRAYYSGGALRAVAGQNVPFEAIPIQPRTFGLTLSASY
- a CDS encoding Gfo/Idh/MocA family oxidoreductase, whose protein sequence is MGIIGYGGVGRLHCEAYAKSVLTEIVAIAEPDPERRALAAAALPVPVYADAEEMLRQTRLDIACVLAPAALHLALVRLCARAGVHVLCEKPLATTVEDAAEISRVCAAAGVALFYGSSYRFLAPVREARARIAAGAIGDVTMIREQEIGGAGIEARVTLPPAHYPAGTPGGSPMGLVDHGIHLLDVLPWLLQSPIASVFGRGNLSGAALRPEYAVLTFANGCTASLLYDEATFHTDLPAEGAFSWGSSWDASGYRPGGGWVPHPGAIHLHGTRGALRVFHYANTLIQFDADGPRQIALSGPAAPYHFAAQIDAFAQDLNDGAPARVSAGDAMRALQVLAAIYRSARERRVIDL